The Clostridium septicum genome contains a region encoding:
- a CDS encoding IS256 family transposase, producing the protein MTRKIDTNFDYNEEIKRCKTIDDVMGKNGLIQRLVKDVLENILEGEMEEHLGRNKYERVEAVDQTKKNYRNGYSRKNLRSSFGDVDLDVPRDRNAEFEPQIIKKYETVCTELDKKIISLYAKGMSTSDIQAEIEDLYGITISPSMVSKITDKVLASAAEWQNRALDKIYPIVYLDAMYFKVRSNGKIVNKAVYICLGYTMEGYKDILGIWVDEAEGAKFWLGICNDLKNRGVKEILIACMDGLKGLPQAIKTVFPSVNIQTCIVHQIRNSIKYIASKDKKAFMKDLKEVYKATTEELALAQLDNLKERWGDKYGIVIDSWYNNWSNLSTFFDFSPTIRKMIYTTNILEGFNRQIRKFTKVRVIFPTDESLNKCVYLATMEILEKWTQPIHNWGATLAELSIIFEDQLKDELA; encoded by the coding sequence ATGACAAGAAAAATTGATACCAACTTTGATTACAACGAGGAAATTAAAAGATGTAAAACAATCGATGATGTGATGGGTAAAAACGGATTAATACAAAGATTAGTTAAAGATGTTCTTGAAAATATATTAGAAGGTGAAATGGAAGAACATCTAGGAAGAAATAAATATGAACGTGTAGAAGCAGTTGATCAAACTAAGAAGAACTACAGGAATGGTTATAGTCGCAAAAATTTAAGAAGTTCCTTCGGTGACGTCGACCTAGACGTACCCCGTGATAGAAATGCTGAATTTGAGCCACAAATTATAAAAAAATATGAAACTGTGTGTACTGAGTTAGATAAAAAGATTATATCTTTATATGCTAAAGGTATGTCAACATCTGATATTCAGGCTGAAATTGAAGACTTATATGGAATAACTATATCACCATCGATGGTATCTAAAATAACTGATAAAGTGCTTGCTAGCGCCGCCGAATGGCAAAATAGAGCATTAGATAAAATATATCCAATAGTTTATTTAGATGCTATGTACTTTAAAGTTAGAAGTAATGGAAAGATAGTTAACAAGGCTGTCTATATATGCTTAGGATACACTATGGAAGGATATAAAGATATTTTAGGTATATGGGTTGATGAAGCTGAAGGTGCTAAATTCTGGTTAGGAATTTGCAATGATTTAAAAAATAGAGGTGTAAAAGAAATTTTAATTGCTTGTATGGATGGATTAAAAGGGCTTCCACAAGCTATAAAAACAGTATTTCCATCAGTAAATATTCAAACATGTATTGTTCATCAAATAAGAAATTCAATAAAATACATAGCTTCAAAAGATAAAAAAGCATTTATGAAAGATTTGAAGGAGGTTTATAAGGCTACAACAGAGGAACTTGCGTTAGCACAGCTAGATAATTTAAAGGAGAGATGGGGAGATAAATATGGAATAGTAATAGATTCCTGGTATAATAATTGGAGTAACCTTTCAACATTTTTCGACTTCTCTCCAACTATAAGAAAGATGATTTATACTACAAATATCTTAGAAGGTTTTAATCGTCAAATACGTAAATTCACTAAAGTTAGAGTCATATTCCCAACTGATGAATCTTTAAATAAGTGTGTTTACTTAGCAACGATGGAGATACTAGAAAAATGGACTCAGCCTATACATAATTGGGGTGCTACGTTAGCAGAGCTATCAATAATATTTGAAGATCAATTAAAAGATGAATTAGCTTAA
- the ilvA gene encoding threonine ammonia-lyase, with the protein MHLEKIQLARETIKDVVIKTPLLYSSFFSNISGNDIYMKCENLQVTGAYKIRGAMNKIRSLSDIEKSKGVVCSSAGNHAQGVAYGASLCNVKSTIVMPKTTPFLKVKSTKEFGGNVVLYGNCYDDAFNEAKRIEEEKHATFLHPFNDFTVIYGQGTIALEIFEDLSNVDVIVCPIGGGGLISGIALAAKKINPNIKIIGVQAKGANAMEKSFKTNKLVKLDSISTIADGIAVKNPGTITFSIIQNYVDDIVTVTDNEIVEAFLILSEKHKLLVEASGAVSLAALKKLNFKNKKIVSIISGGNIDILTISSLINNGLVERGRLFCFAVELPDIPGQLLEISRLLSETGANVVKLEHNQFKANNRLRNVLLEVTVETNGFDHINLVKDTFKNYGYNIIQLY; encoded by the coding sequence ATGCATTTAGAAAAAATTCAATTAGCCAGAGAAACAATAAAAGATGTTGTAATTAAAACTCCACTATTGTATAGTAGTTTTTTTTCTAACATAAGTGGAAATGATATTTATATGAAATGTGAAAATTTACAAGTTACTGGTGCCTATAAAATAAGAGGTGCTATGAACAAAATACGTTCTTTATCTGATATTGAGAAAAGTAAAGGGGTTGTATGTTCATCAGCTGGTAATCATGCCCAAGGAGTTGCTTATGGAGCTTCTTTATGTAATGTTAAATCTACAATAGTAATGCCTAAAACTACACCATTTTTAAAAGTAAAATCAACTAAAGAATTTGGTGGAAATGTAGTTTTGTATGGAAATTGTTATGATGACGCTTTTAATGAAGCTAAAAGAATAGAAGAGGAAAAACATGCTACATTTTTACATCCTTTTAATGATTTTACTGTAATTTACGGACAGGGAACTATTGCTTTAGAAATATTTGAAGATTTAAGTAATGTAGACGTTATAGTATGCCCTATTGGTGGTGGAGGATTAATAAGTGGAATAGCCCTTGCAGCTAAAAAAATTAATCCTAATATAAAAATAATAGGAGTTCAAGCTAAGGGAGCTAATGCTATGGAAAAAAGTTTTAAAACTAACAAACTTGTAAAACTTGACTCCATAAGTACAATAGCTGATGGAATTGCAGTTAAAAACCCAGGAACTATTACCTTTAGTATAATTCAAAATTATGTTGATGATATAGTTACTGTAACTGATAATGAAATAGTTGAGGCTTTTTTAATACTCAGTGAAAAACACAAGCTCCTAGTTGAGGCATCAGGTGCAGTGTCTTTAGCTGCACTAAAAAAATTGAATTTTAAGAATAAGAAAATAGTATCTATAATTAGTGGAGGAAATATCGATATTCTTACTATTTCTTCTCTAATAAATAATGGATTAGTAGAAAGAGGACGATTGTTTTGCTTTGCAGTTGAACTACCAGATATACCAGGTCAACTTTTAGAAATATCTAGACTGTTATCAGAAACTGGTGCTAATGTAGTTAAACTTGAGCATAATCAATTTAAAGCAAATAATAGATTAAGAAATGTTTTATTAGAAGTAACCGTTGAAACTAATGGATTTGATCATATAAATTTAGTAAAAGATACGTTTAAAAATTACGGGTATAATATAATTCAATTATATTGA
- a CDS encoding SDR family oxidoreductase, producing the protein MSFEKILKIKIPGQHQDKQPGEESLMNPAPIYTLLNYTYPSGRLKDKVAIITGGDSGIGKAVALAYAKEGAKVAIVYLNEHDDAKKTKSLIEENGGKCILISGDIGEESFCKKVVDEVIQNFKTINILVNNSGEQHTANSIEDITAKQLERTFKTNFFGAFYLSKAVIPHLKQGDSIINTTSVTAYQGNETLIDYSSSKGALTSFTRSLAKNLATNGIRVNAVAPGPIWTPLIPSSFDNNRVSTFGENTAMKRAGQPVELAESYVFLASNGSSYITGETIHVNGGDMVNS; encoded by the coding sequence ATGTCATTTGAAAAAATTTTAAAAATAAAAATACCAGGTCAGCATCAAGATAAACAGCCAGGAGAAGAAAGTTTAATGAATCCTGCTCCAATTTATACTCTTTTAAATTATACATATCCATCAGGAAGACTCAAAGATAAAGTAGCTATTATCACAGGTGGCGATAGTGGTATAGGAAAAGCAGTAGCCTTAGCTTATGCTAAAGAAGGGGCTAAAGTTGCTATAGTTTATTTAAATGAGCATGATGACGCAAAGAAAACTAAAAGTTTAATAGAAGAAAATGGTGGTAAGTGTATTTTAATATCAGGTGATATTGGTGAAGAAAGTTTTTGTAAAAAAGTTGTAGATGAAGTAATACAAAATTTTAAAACAATAAATATTTTGGTAAATAATTCAGGAGAGCAACATACAGCTAATTCTATAGAGGATATTACAGCAAAGCAATTAGAAAGAACATTTAAAACTAACTTTTTTGGAGCATTTTATTTAAGCAAGGCAGTTATTCCTCATTTAAAACAAGGTGATTCAATAATAAATACTACATCCGTAACTGCATATCAAGGAAACGAGACTCTAATAGATTATTCATCAAGTAAAGGGGCACTTACATCATTTACTAGATCATTAGCAAAAAATTTAGCCACTAATGGTATAAGAGTAAACGCAGTAGCTCCAGGACCAATTTGGACACCATTAATTCCTTCTTCATTTGATAATAATAGAGTATCTACATTTGGAGAAAATACTGCTATGAAAAGAGCTGGCCAACCAGTGGAATTAGCAGAAAGTTATGTGTTTTTAGCTAGCAATGGATCCTCTTATATAACAGGTGAAACTATACATGTAAATGGTGGAGATATGGTAAACTCATAA
- a CDS encoding TIM barrel protein yields the protein MGNLLFGISGLPIGEDDKFTYPTGIEYLHSIGLDAMELPFVRSVNVTPKNRPSILEAKEKFDFYLSAHGSYFINLNAEVEEKRKKSIERILQGSEALRSIGGKSLVFHPGFYLKSSKEEALEEIKKNILTLPNNIDYRLETTGKPTQFGDIDELINICSEIPYCKLCIDFSHIHARENGKLKEYSDFARILDKVGEGLGKDTLSDLHIHLSGIEYSPKGEKYNLPFEESDFNYKDCLKALINYNIKGCLICESPILEHDALLLKNTYESM from the coding sequence ATGGGAAATTTATTATTTGGTATTTCTGGGCTACCAATTGGTGAAGATGATAAATTCACATATCCAACTGGTATAGAATATTTACATAGTATAGGACTAGATGCAATGGAGTTACCATTTGTTAGATCCGTTAATGTAACCCCTAAGAATAGACCTTCTATACTTGAGGCAAAAGAAAAATTTGATTTCTATTTATCCGCTCACGGATCCTATTTTATTAATTTAAATGCTGAAGTAGAGGAAAAACGAAAAAAATCTATTGAAAGAATATTACAAGGATCTGAAGCACTAAGATCCATTGGTGGAAAAAGCTTAGTCTTTCATCCAGGATTCTATTTAAAGTCATCTAAAGAAGAGGCATTAGAAGAAATAAAGAAAAATATCCTTACTTTACCAAACAATATAGATTATAGATTGGAAACTACTGGAAAACCAACTCAATTTGGAGATATTGACGAACTTATAAATATATGTAGTGAAATTCCTTATTGTAAATTATGTATAGACTTTTCTCATATTCACGCAAGAGAAAATGGAAAGTTAAAAGAATATAGTGATTTTGCTAGAATACTAGATAAAGTAGGAGAAGGTCTTGGGAAAGATACTTTATCAGATTTACATATTCATTTATCTGGTATTGAATATTCTCCAAAGGGAGAAAAGTATAATTTACCTTTTGAAGAGAGTGATTTTAATTATAAAGATTGTTTAAAAGCTTTAATAAATTATAATATAAAAGGATGCCTTATTTGTGAAAGCCCTATTCTTGAGCATGATGCCCTTTTATTAAAAAATACTTATGAAAGTATGTAG
- a CDS encoding pseudouridine synthase — protein MEERLQKYMANCGVASRRKCEELILQGKVKVNGIIVNELGTKVIENVDIVEYNNRIIKKEENKLYIMLNKPEGYITSLKDEKGRKTILDLVNVKERIFPIGRLDYDSSGLLLLTNDGDIYNKIIHPRVKIKKTYIVTCKGEFNKNELNKFKKGIDIGDYITAPADIRVISIENVKEGKVSIVEIAIHEGKNRQIRRMCAALNHPVISLKRIAVGNIKLGYLKKGEWRNITNEELSYINSL, from the coding sequence ATGGAAGAAAGATTACAAAAATATATGGCTAATTGTGGAGTTGCTTCAAGAAGAAAATGTGAAGAGCTTATTTTACAAGGTAAAGTAAAAGTTAATGGAATAATAGTAAATGAATTAGGAACTAAAGTTATTGAAAATGTAGATATTGTTGAATATAATAATAGGATTATAAAGAAAGAAGAAAACAAACTTTACATAATGCTTAATAAACCAGAAGGATATATAACATCTCTTAAAGATGAAAAAGGAAGAAAAACAATATTAGATTTAGTAAATGTAAAAGAAAGAATATTTCCTATTGGAAGATTAGATTATGATAGTTCTGGATTATTGCTTTTAACAAATGATGGAGATATTTATAATAAGATTATTCATCCTAGAGTAAAAATAAAAAAAACATATATTGTTACTTGTAAAGGTGAGTTTAATAAAAATGAATTAAATAAGTTTAAAAAAGGAATAGATATTGGAGACTATATTACTGCGCCAGCAGATATTAGAGTTATATCAATTGAAAATGTTAAAGAAGGAAAAGTTTCAATAGTAGAAATAGCTATACATGAAGGAAAGAATAGACAAATAAGAAGAATGTGTGCAGCTTTAAATCATCCAGTAATATCATTAAAAAGAATTGCTGTTGGCAATATAAAGCTAGGATATTTGAAAAAAGGAGAATGGAGAAATATTACAAATGAAGAGTTATCATATATTAATTCTTTATAG
- a CDS encoding tRNA (mnm(5)s(2)U34)-methyltransferase yields the protein MFRYVANISDLSHYIIKDFLERKNIAIDATLGNGHDTDFLSEIFNKVYSFEIQKDPCELYNKKALNNVEVINDSHDKFIEYINDNVDCIMYNLGFLPGGNKEITTLHETSIKSIKQGLEILNPGGIMTICIYKGHDEGKKEESCILEYIKTLPKNKFGVMSHSYLNRNKTAPSLIVIEKK from the coding sequence ATGTTTAGATATGTTGCAAATATAAGTGATTTATCACATTATATAATAAAAGATTTTTTAGAAAGAAAAAACATTGCTATAGATGCCACATTAGGTAATGGTCATGATACAGATTTTTTATCTGAAATTTTTAATAAAGTATATTCTTTTGAAATACAAAAAGATCCTTGTGAGTTATATAATAAAAAGGCTTTAAATAATGTAGAGGTAATAAATGATTCCCATGATAAATTCATAGAATATATAAATGATAATGTAGATTGCATAATGTACAATTTAGGATTTCTTCCAGGGGGAAATAAAGAGATAACAACCTTACATGAAACTTCTATTAAGAGTATTAAACAAGGGTTAGAAATTTTAAACCCTGGGGGAATCATGACTATATGTATATATAAAGGACATGATGAAGGTAAAAAAGAGGAATCTTGCATTTTAGAGTATATAAAAACTTTGCCTAAAAATAAATTTGGAGTAATGAGTCATAGTTATTTAAATAGGAATAAAACTGCTCCATCCCTTATAGTTATTGAAAAAAAATAA
- a CDS encoding MurR/RpiR family transcriptional regulator gives MDKNLNDSSKDLMRLIQLRFSRLSKGQKLIAEYILKNYDKAAFMTAAKLGTSVGVSESTVVRFANELGFTGYPKLQKALQELIKNKLTTVQRLELSNDYISEGYALKGVLKADMENIRSTLEKINYNTFEDVINKIFEAKRIYIIGLRSSTALAEFLGFYLNIILQNVKTVGYGISDIFEQMINVGEGDLVIGIGFPRYASKTIDALSFSQDRGAKVVAITDSLLSPLASKADYTLIAQSNMASFVDSLVAPLSVINALIIAVGMREKENIATTFNNLEQIWKGYNVYSYNNRNVGDD, from the coding sequence ATGGATAAAAATCTAAATGATAGCTCAAAGGATTTAATGAGATTAATACAATTAAGATTTTCAAGATTAAGTAAGGGACAAAAACTTATAGCTGAATATATATTAAAAAATTATGATAAAGCTGCTTTTATGACAGCTGCTAAGCTTGGAACTTCGGTTGGTGTATCTGAATCAACAGTTGTTAGATTCGCAAATGAGCTTGGATTTACAGGATATCCTAAGTTACAAAAAGCTCTCCAGGAACTAATAAAGAATAAGCTTACAACAGTTCAAAGACTAGAATTATCAAATGATTATATAAGCGAAGGATATGCATTAAAAGGTGTATTAAAAGCTGATATGGAAAATATAAGGTCTACCCTTGAAAAGATAAATTATAATACATTTGAAGATGTTATTAATAAAATTTTTGAAGCTAAAAGAATTTATATAATAGGACTTAGAAGTTCTACAGCACTAGCAGAGTTTTTAGGATTCTATTTAAATATAATATTACAAAATGTAAAGACTGTTGGATATGGAATATCAGATATATTTGAACAAATGATAAATGTTGGAGAAGGGGATTTAGTTATTGGAATAGGTTTTCCAAGATATGCTTCAAAAACAATAGATGCATTAAGTTTTTCACAAGATAGAGGAGCTAAAGTTGTTGCCATAACAGATAGTTTACTTTCTCCACTTGCTTCAAAGGCAGATTATACTTTAATTGCACAAAGCAATATGGCATCATTTGTTGATTCACTAGTTGCACCATTATCAGTTATAAATGCTTTAATAATTGCTGTAGGTATGAGAGAAAAAGAAAATATTGCAACTACATTTAATAATTTAGAACAAATTTGGAAAGGATATAATGTATATTCTTATAATAATAGAAATGTGGGAGATGACTAA
- a CDS encoding NAD(P)/FAD-dependent oxidoreductase → MKKVIVIGAGPAGMMAAIAASNENEVILLDGNERIGKKLFITGKGRCNVTNSKDISEFFEFIPGNPYFLYSSLYTFTNEDTIKFFEDQGIKLKVERGGRVFPESDKSSDIIRGLSNALSKAHVKIKLNSKVTNIISENNIIKEVEINNKEKIKGDYFIICTGGASYPLTGSTGEGQKFSKKLGHNIIDLKPSLVPIEINDIWVKDLMGLSLKNIEISIFEEGKKKAIYKNQGEMIFTHFGISGPLILSGSRFIKENKKFNIKLDLKPALSENELDKRIQKDFKKFINKDFKNSLDELLPKKLIPLIITLSKIPENKKVNEITKEERKALVNLLKGFNMEVKGLRPITEAIVTAGGVDTKEIDPSTMKSKIIKNLSFAGEVIDVDAFTGGYNVQIALATGFVAGTNL, encoded by the coding sequence ATGAAAAAAGTAATAGTTATTGGAGCAGGACCAGCAGGTATGATGGCTGCTATAGCTGCATCTAATGAAAATGAAGTTATTTTATTAGATGGGAATGAACGCATAGGTAAAAAACTATTTATAACAGGAAAAGGACGATGTAATGTTACAAATTCAAAAGATATCTCTGAATTTTTTGAGTTTATACCAGGGAATCCATATTTTCTTTATAGTTCTTTATATACATTTACAAATGAGGATACTATTAAGTTTTTTGAAGATCAGGGAATAAAATTAAAGGTTGAGCGAGGCGGACGTGTGTTTCCTGAGTCAGATAAATCTTCTGATATAATTAGAGGATTATCTAATGCATTATCTAAAGCTCATGTTAAAATTAAACTTAATAGTAAAGTAACAAATATTATAAGTGAAAATAATATAATTAAAGAGGTGGAGATAAATAATAAAGAAAAAATTAAAGGGGATTATTTTATTATTTGTACAGGAGGAGCATCATATCCTTTAACTGGTTCCACAGGAGAAGGACAAAAATTTTCTAAAAAGCTTGGACATAATATAATAGATTTAAAACCATCCCTTGTTCCAATAGAAATTAATGATATTTGGGTTAAAGATCTTATGGGATTGTCTTTAAAAAATATAGAAATATCAATATTTGAAGAAGGAAAGAAAAAAGCAATTTACAAAAATCAAGGAGAAATGATATTTACGCATTTTGGAATATCAGGTCCTTTAATATTAAGTGGATCAAGATTTATCAAAGAAAATAAGAAGTTTAATATAAAATTAGATTTAAAGCCAGCTTTAAGTGAAAATGAATTAGATAAAAGAATCCAAAAAGACTTTAAGAAATTTATAAATAAAGATTTTAAAAATTCATTGGATGAGTTACTTCCTAAAAAATTAATTCCATTAATTATTACACTTTCTAAAATCCCAGAAAACAAAAAGGTTAATGAAATAACTAAGGAAGAAAGAAAAGCTTTAGTTAATTTATTAAAAGGATTTAATATGGAAGTTAAGGGATTAAGACCAATTACTGAAGCTATAGTTACAGCAGGAGGAGTTGATACAAAGGAAATAGATCCATCCACTATGAAGTCTAAAATAATAAAAAATTTATCTTTTGCTGGAGAAGTAATAGATGTAGATGCTTTTACTGGTGGATATAACGTTCAGATTGCCTTAGCAACAGGATTTGTAGCAGGTACTAATTTATAA
- the cmk gene encoding (d)CMP kinase: MKISVAIDGPAGAGKSTIAKLVGKNLDLMYINTGAMYRAVALKAKENNLDINNVEEICNIIDSMEMKFENDDLILNGENIQSKITMPEISSVVSAYASIQEVRHKLVSLQRKMSEKFDVIMDGRDIGTVVLKEAPYKFFLTATPEERADRRYKELKDRGLVVNYNEILNDIIKRDYLDTHREVDPLRKADDAIEIDTTGLTIEEVTEKINSYIK, translated from the coding sequence TTGAAAATTTCAGTAGCAATAGATGGACCAGCTGGTGCAGGAAAAAGTACAATTGCAAAACTTGTTGGAAAAAATCTTGATTTAATGTATATAAATACTGGAGCCATGTATAGAGCAGTAGCGTTAAAGGCAAAGGAGAATAATTTGGATATAAATAACGTAGAAGAAATATGTAATATTATAGATTCTATGGAAATGAAGTTTGAAAATGATGATTTAATATTAAATGGAGAAAATATTCAAAGTAAAATAACAATGCCAGAAATAAGTTCAGTGGTATCAGCATATGCATCTATTCAAGAAGTAAGACATAAATTAGTGAGTCTTCAAAGAAAAATGTCAGAAAAATTCGATGTTATTATGGATGGAAGAGATATTGGAACAGTGGTTTTAAAAGAGGCTCCATACAAATTTTTCTTAACAGCAACCCCAGAGGAAAGAGCTGACAGAAGATATAAAGAGTTAAAAGACAGAGGTTTAGTAGTTAATTACAATGAAATATTAAATGATATAATAAAACGAGATTATTTAGATACTCATAGAGAGGTGGATCCTTTAAGAAAAGCTGATGATGCAATAGAAATAGATACAACGGGTTTAACTATAGAAGAAGTTACAGAAAAAATTAATTCTTATATAAAGTAA
- a CDS encoding bifunctional 4-hydroxy-3-methylbut-2-enyl diphosphate reductase/30S ribosomal protein S1, protein MRKVILAENAGFCFGVQRAVEEALKIKKLYNKKIYTLGPLIHNNDVVNYLEDNDIYAIDFENIDNLKEEDVVVIRSHGVPKSIIEVLENKGLKVVNATCPYVTNIHKKVDKYSKNGYSIVILGDEKHPEVIGINGWCDNKAVITSNGDFENKLPNKICAVSQTTEKEENWSKTLNNLSKQCKELLSFNTICSATEVRQKSANELSKNVDAMIVIGGKNSSNTTKLYQISKENCKNTIHIENAKELKDDFIKNDNLKTIGITAGASTPDWIIKEIIDIMEGKVNMDDQLTLMNELDRRFRIGDEVTGEILSITRDEIVVSLVGYKSDGVIPFKELTALEDIEEAVKKLKVGDNITAKVIKLQNEDKNVVLSRLEYEKISTIKELEKIFEDKENITVKIKEAKEKGLVGYYKGVRIFIPSSQIDIKFTKDKEVYIGKDLEIQLIDFSKENTSKIVGSRRVILEAEKAIKEAAVWDNLSIGDVVKAEIKRFTNFGAFADINGVDGLIHLSQISWSHIKSAEDVLKKGQFVDVKIIDMNREENKLSLSIKELTPEPWSNVSEKYPEGYIVLGKVVRLNDFGAFVELEPGVDGLVHISKITHDRVNHPKDVLTIGEEVKAKILSVDEENRKIALSIKDTE, encoded by the coding sequence ATGAGAAAAGTAATTTTAGCTGAAAATGCAGGTTTTTGCTTTGGAGTACAAAGGGCCGTAGAGGAAGCATTAAAAATAAAAAAACTATATAATAAAAAAATATATACACTAGGGCCACTTATACATAACAATGATGTGGTAAATTATTTAGAAGATAATGATATATATGCAATTGATTTTGAAAATATTGATAATTTAAAAGAAGAAGATGTAGTTGTTATAAGATCTCATGGTGTACCCAAATCAATAATAGAAGTATTAGAAAACAAGGGTTTAAAAGTTGTTAATGCGACTTGTCCATATGTTACTAATATACATAAAAAGGTTGATAAGTATTCTAAAAATGGATATAGTATTGTTATTTTAGGTGATGAAAAACATCCAGAAGTAATAGGAATTAACGGTTGGTGCGATAATAAAGCAGTTATTACTAGCAATGGAGATTTCGAAAATAAATTACCTAATAAAATATGTGCTGTTTCTCAAACTACAGAAAAAGAAGAAAACTGGAGCAAAACTTTAAATAATTTATCTAAACAATGTAAGGAATTATTATCTTTCAATACTATTTGTTCAGCAACTGAGGTAAGACAAAAAAGTGCAAATGAACTTTCAAAAAATGTAGATGCTATGATTGTAATTGGAGGGAAAAATAGTTCTAATACAACAAAGCTTTATCAAATTTCTAAAGAAAATTGTAAAAATACTATTCATATAGAGAATGCAAAAGAATTAAAAGATGATTTTATTAAAAATGACAATTTAAAAACAATAGGAATTACTGCTGGAGCATCAACACCAGATTGGATAATTAAAGAAATTATAGATATTATGGAGGGAAAAGTTAACATGGATGATCAATTAACATTAATGAATGAATTAGATAGAAGATTTCGTATAGGAGATGAAGTTACTGGAGAAATCTTATCTATAACAAGAGATGAGATAGTTGTATCTTTAGTTGGATATAAATCAGATGGAGTAATTCCATTTAAAGAGTTAACTGCACTTGAAGATATTGAAGAAGCAGTAAAAAAATTAAAAGTTGGAGATAACATAACTGCTAAGGTTATAAAACTACAAAATGAAGATAAAAATGTTGTTCTTTCAAGATTAGAATATGAAAAGATTTCTACTATTAAAGAACTAGAAAAAATATTTGAAGATAAAGAAAATATAACAGTAAAAATAAAAGAAGCTAAGGAAAAAGGTTTAGTAGGTTATTATAAAGGCGTTAGAATATTTATTCCTTCATCACAAATAGATATAAAATTTACCAAAGATAAAGAAGTATATATAGGAAAAGATTTAGAAATTCAATTAATAGATTTTTCTAAAGAAAATACTTCTAAAATAGTTGGATCAAGAAGAGTAATTTTAGAAGCGGAAAAGGCAATAAAAGAAGCAGCTGTGTGGGATAATTTATCAATTGGAGATGTTGTAAAAGCTGAAATTAAGAGATTTACTAATTTTGGAGCGTTTGCTGATATAAATGGAGTGGATGGATTAATTCATCTTTCACAAATTTCATGGAGTCATATAAAATCAGCAGAAGATGTTCTTAAAAAAGGTCAATTTGTTGATGTAAAAATAATAGATATGAATAGAGAAGAAAATAAATTATCTTTAAGTATTAAAGAATTAACTCCAGAACCATGGTCAAATGTAAGTGAAAAGTATCCAGAAGGATATATAGTTTTAGGAAAAGTTGTTAGATTAAATGATTTTGGTGCTTTTGTTGAGTTGGAGCCAGGAGTTGATGGTTTAGTTCATATATCAAAAATAACTCATGATAGAGTAAATCATCCAAAGGATGTTTTAACTATAGGAGAAGAAGTAAAAGCTAAAATACTTTCAGTAGATGAAGAAAATAGAAAAATAGCTTTAAGTATTAAAGATACAGAATAG